The window TGAACAAAAATGCGGTTTCCGTAACCTCTCCGTTGGTGGGTACCCTCTACCGGGCGTCGGCGCCGGGCGCCGCGCCATTTGTAGAGATCGGTCAGGAGGTCAAGGTCGGTGACACTCTTTGCATCGTGGAGGCGATGAAGGTGATGAACGAAATCAAGAGTGAAGTCAATGGAAAGGTCCTTGAAGCCAAGGCTGAAAACGGCAAACCGGTGGAATTTGGACAGGTTCTCTTCCTGATTGAAAAGCCGTGATTAAAAAGGTACTCATTGCCAATCGGGGAGAGATTGCCCT is drawn from Desulfobaccales bacterium and contains these coding sequences:
- the accB gene encoding acetyl-CoA carboxylase biotin carboxyl carrier protein, which produces MKTEELKSFVDFMKAHGLLILSVEKPDFKLYLVKEGAENLVSASAAIARHSLGEGGTVAAGLTPGAALEPAVNKNAVSVTSPLVGTLYRASAPGAAPFVEIGQEVKVGDTLCIVEAMKVMNEIKSEVNGKVLEAKAENGKPVEFGQVLFLIEKP